One window of Phalacrocorax carbo chromosome 1, bPhaCar2.1, whole genome shotgun sequence genomic DNA carries:
- the KCNE3 gene encoding potassium voltage-gated channel subfamily E member 3 has protein sequence MEEDNQTETWHRSLQAVLNALNQTLHGVVLCPTDCPATATAAPCNASAHAGRSGRNDNAYMYILFVMTLFAATVGSLILGYTRSRKVDKRSDPYHVYIKNRVSMI, from the coding sequence ATGGAGGAGGACAACCAGACGGAGACCTGGCACCGAAGCCTCCAGGCGGTGCTTAATGCCTTGAACCAGACGCTGCACGGGGTTGTCCTCTGCCCCACCGACTGCCCTGCCACCGCCACTGCTGCCCCGTGCAACGCCAGTGCCCATGCTGGCCGTTCCGGCCGCAACGACAACGCCTACATGTACATCCTCTTCGTCATGACGCTCTTCGCTGCCACGGTGGGGAGCCTCATCCTGGGCTACACCCGTTCCCGCAAAGTGGACAAGCGCAGCGACCCATACCACGTCTACATCAAGAACAGGGTCTCCATGATCtga